The following proteins are co-located in the Solanum pennellii chromosome 1, SPENNV200 genome:
- the LOC107027665 gene encoding protein DMP3, giving the protein MDMSLRARSTSSKQTSTSPDASEIPLLPTNNNDHEAERPAIPRPSISQRALESTAHLANLLPTGTLLAFQLLIPIFTNNGSCDTASRPLTLILLALLAFSCFLACFTDSFKAPDGQIYYGLATFKGLWIFDYQAASISGVPGELNRYRVGFIDFVHALLSVLVFVAVALRDKNVVNCFYPTPDHGTKQVLDVVPIGIGVICSLLFVVFPTRRHGIGFPVTPDKR; this is encoded by the coding sequence ATGGACATGTCTCTACGAGCCAGATCAACTTCCTCTAAACAAACATCCACATCACCAGATGCATCAGAAATCCCATTACTTCCAACAAACAACAACGATCATGAAGCAGAGCGTCCAGCTATACCGCGACCATCGATTTCCCAACGTGCCTTAGAAAGCACAGCACATTTAGCCAACCTACTCCCAACAGGAACTCTCTTAGCATTCCAATTACTAATCCCAATTTTCACCAACAACGGATCGTGTGACACTGCATCTCGTCCATTGACATTAATCCTCCTTGCACTACTCGCATTTTCGTGCTTTTTAGCTTGTTTCACCGATAGTTTCAAAGCACCAGACGGGCAAATTTACTATGGATTGGCTACGTTCAAAGGTTTATGGATTTTCGATTATCAGGCAGCTTCAATTTCTGGTGTGCCTGGTGAATTGAACAGGTATAGAGTTGGTTTTATTGATtttgttcatgctcttctctCTGTTCTTGTATTTGTTGCTGTGGCTTTGAGAGATAAAAATGTGGTGAATTGCTTTTATCCTACACCAGATCATGGAACCAAACAGGTACTTGATGTTGTTCCTATTGGAATTGGGGTAATTTGTAGtttgttatttgttgtttttccaACAAGGAGACATGGAATTGGCTTCCCTGTTACACCTGATAAACGCTGA